The Pseudomonas iranensis genome includes a window with the following:
- a CDS encoding 3-carboxy-cis,cis-muconate cycloisomerase: protein MTQRPGNQLFDAYFTARDMREVFCDQGRVQAMLDFEAALARAEARVGLIPSSAVASIAAACDASLYDFAALGEAIATAGNSAIPLVKALGKQIASSDAEAERYVHLGATSQDVMDSGLVLQLRQALALIEDQLAQLADSLAAQAQRFATTPLAGRTWLQHATPVTLGMKIAGWLGAVTRSRQRLQQLKPRLLVLQFGGASGTLAALGEQALPIAEALAEELQLTLPEQPWHTQRDRIVEFGAVLGLIAGSLGKFGRDISLLMQTEAAEVFEPAAPGKGGSSTMPHKRNPVGAAVLIGAATRVPGLVSTLFSAMPQEHERSLGLWHAEWETLPEICCLVSGSLQQARLLADGLEVDAARMARNLELTQGLVLAEAVSIVLAQRVGRDTAHHLLEQCCKRAVAEQRHLRAVLADEPQVTAELSGAELDDLLNPAHYLGQAQVWVERAVAEHNALTV, encoded by the coding sequence ATGACTCAGCGACCGGGCAATCAATTGTTCGATGCCTACTTCACCGCCCGCGATATGCGCGAAGTGTTCTGCGATCAGGGCCGGGTGCAGGCGATGCTCGATTTCGAAGCGGCGCTGGCCCGGGCCGAGGCGCGGGTCGGGCTGATTCCTTCATCGGCCGTGGCATCGATTGCCGCAGCGTGCGACGCCAGTCTGTATGACTTCGCAGCGCTGGGCGAGGCGATTGCCACGGCCGGTAATTCGGCGATCCCACTGGTCAAGGCCTTGGGCAAGCAGATCGCCTCGAGCGATGCCGAAGCCGAGCGCTATGTGCATCTGGGCGCGACCAGTCAGGACGTGATGGATTCCGGGCTGGTCCTGCAATTGCGCCAAGCGCTGGCGCTGATCGAAGACCAACTGGCGCAACTGGCCGACTCGCTCGCAGCTCAGGCACAACGTTTCGCTACCACGCCACTGGCCGGGCGCACCTGGCTGCAACATGCCACGCCGGTGACTCTCGGTATGAAAATCGCCGGATGGCTGGGCGCCGTCACGCGCAGCCGTCAGCGTCTGCAACAACTGAAACCGCGTTTGCTGGTGCTGCAATTCGGTGGCGCCTCCGGCACGCTCGCGGCGCTGGGTGAACAGGCGTTGCCGATCGCCGAAGCATTGGCCGAAGAGCTGCAACTGACGCTGCCCGAGCAACCGTGGCATACCCAGCGTGATCGCATCGTCGAATTCGGCGCGGTGCTTGGCCTGATCGCCGGCAGCCTCGGCAAATTCGGCCGCGACATCAGCCTTTTGATGCAGACCGAAGCAGCGGAAGTATTCGAGCCTGCGGCACCGGGCAAGGGTGGTTCGTCGACCATGCCGCACAAACGCAATCCGGTCGGCGCGGCGGTGCTGATCGGCGCGGCCACGCGGGTGCCGGGGCTGGTGTCGACGCTGTTCAGCGCGATGCCGCAGGAGCATGAACGCAGCCTCGGTTTGTGGCATGCCGAATGGGAAACCCTGCCGGAGATCTGCTGCCTGGTGTCCGGTTCGCTGCAACAGGCGCGCTTGCTGGCCGACGGTCTGGAAGTCGACGCGGCGCGCATGGCCCGCAACCTCGAATTGACCCAAGGCCTGGTGCTGGCCGAAGCGGTGAGCATCGTCCTCGCCCAACGCGTCGGCCGCGACACCGCGCATCACCTGCTCGAACAATGCTGCAAACGTGCAGTGGCCGAGCAACGCCATTTGCGTGCGGTGCTGGCTGACGAGCCGCAAGTCACCGCCGAACTCAGTGGCGCTGAACTCGATGATCTTCTGAACCCCGCGCATTACCTTGGCCAGGCGCAAGTCTGGGTCGAGCGCGCGGTGGCTGAACACAACGCTTTGACTGTCTGA
- a CDS encoding OprD family porin produces the protein MTVFPVPYALPAVIALAIAGLALPASAEEGGFVEGAKVSLNLRNFYINRNFTNPTKTQGKAEEWTQSFILDAKSGFTQGTVGFGMDVLGLYSIKLDGGKGTGGTQLLPLDHDGRPADNFGRTNVAFKAKLSQTEVKVGEWMPVLPILRSDDGRSLPQTFRGGQITSKEIAGLTLYGGQFRANSPRDDSSMSDMSMTGKAAFTSDRFNFQGGEYLFNDKRTQIGLWNAQLKDIYSQQYLNVLHSQPLGDWTLGANLGFFYGKEDGSARAGELDNKTWYGMFSAKYGGSTFYLGLQKLTGDSAWMRVNGTSGGTLANDSYNASYDNAQERSWQLRHDYNFAAMGIPGLTLMNRYISGDNVHTGTITDGKEWGRESELGYTVQSGTLKDLNVRWRNSTMRRDFSNNEFDENRLIVSYPISLL, from the coding sequence ATGACAGTTTTCCCTGTGCCCTACGCATTGCCCGCTGTGATCGCCCTGGCCATCGCCGGTCTGGCCCTGCCGGCAAGCGCCGAAGAAGGCGGCTTCGTTGAAGGCGCCAAGGTCAGCCTCAACCTGCGCAACTTCTATATCAACCGCAACTTCACCAACCCGACCAAGACTCAGGGCAAGGCTGAAGAGTGGACGCAGAGTTTCATCCTCGACGCCAAATCCGGCTTCACCCAAGGCACGGTCGGTTTCGGCATGGACGTACTCGGGCTGTATTCGATCAAGCTCGATGGCGGTAAAGGCACGGGCGGTACGCAGTTGTTGCCGCTGGACCATGACGGGCGCCCGGCGGACAACTTCGGCCGCACCAACGTCGCGTTCAAAGCGAAGTTGTCCCAGACCGAGGTCAAGGTCGGTGAGTGGATGCCGGTGCTGCCGATTCTGCGTTCGGACGACGGTCGCTCGCTGCCGCAAACCTTCCGTGGCGGCCAGATCACCTCGAAGGAAATCGCCGGCCTGACCCTCTATGGCGGCCAGTTCCGCGCCAACAGCCCGCGCGACGACAGCAGCATGAGTGACATGTCGATGACCGGTAAAGCCGCGTTCACCTCTGATCGTTTCAACTTCCAGGGCGGCGAATACCTGTTCAACGACAAGCGCACGCAAATCGGCCTGTGGAACGCGCAGCTCAAGGACATCTACAGCCAGCAGTACCTCAACGTATTGCACAGCCAGCCGCTCGGCGACTGGACGCTGGGCGCCAACCTCGGCTTTTTCTACGGCAAGGAAGATGGCAGCGCGCGTGCCGGCGAGCTGGATAACAAGACCTGGTACGGGATGTTTTCGGCCAAGTACGGCGGCAGCACGTTCTACCTCGGACTGCAGAAACTGACCGGCGACAGCGCCTGGATGCGCGTCAACGGCACCAGTGGCGGCACGCTGGCTAACGACAGCTACAACGCAAGTTATGACAACGCTCAGGAACGCTCCTGGCAGTTGCGCCACGACTACAACTTCGCCGCCATGGGCATCCCCGGCCTGACCCTGATGAACCGCTACATCAGCGGCGACAACGTGCACACCGGGACGATCACCGACGGCAAGGAATGGGGTCGCGAATCGGAACTGGGTTACACGGTGCAGAGCGGCACGTTGAAGGATCTGAACGTCAGATGGCGCAACTCGACCATGCGCCGCGACTTCAGCAACAACGAGTTCGATGAAAATCGCCTGATCGTCAGCTACCCGATCAGCCTGCTCTAA
- the emhB gene encoding efflux RND transporter permease subunit EmhB, with translation MSKFFIDRPIFAWVIALVIMLVGALSILKLPINQYPSIAPPAIAIQVTYPGASAQTVQDTVVQVIEQQLNGIDNLRYVSSESNSDGSMTITATFEQGTNSDTAQVQVQNKLNLATPLLPQEVQQQGIRVTKAVKNFLLVIGVVSRDGSMTKDDLSNYIVSNMQDPISRTAGVGDFQVFGAQYAMRIWLDPAKLNNFNLTPVDVKNAIAAQNVQVSSGQLGGLPAVQGQQLNATIIGKTRLQTAEQFKEILLKVNKDGSQVRLKDVAEVGLGGENYAISAQFNGSPASGLAVKLANGANALDTAKALRNTIDSLKPFFPQGMEVVFPYDTTPVVTESIKGVVHTLVEAIALVFLVMFLFLQNFRATVITTMTVPVVLLGTFGILAAAGFSINTLTMFGMVLAIGLLVDDAIVVVENVERVMSEEGLSPKEATKKSMGQIQGALVGIALVLSAVLLPMAFFSGSTGVIYKQFSITIVSAMALSVLVALIFTPALCATMLKPIPKGEHGTPKKGFFGWFNRNFDRGVRSYERGVGNMLTRKAPYLLAYLLIVVGMIWLFTRIPTAFLPEEDQGVLFAQVQTPAGSSAQRTQVVVDEMREYLLRPNKDGGEADAVASVFTVTGFNFAGRGQSSGMAFIMLKPWGERNADNSVFNLAARAQQHFFSFRDAMVFAFAPPAVLELGNATGFDVFLQDRAGIGHEKLMEARNQFLGMAAQSKVLTQVRPNGLNDEPQFQLEIDDEKASALGITISDINNTLSIALGSSYVNDFIDRGRVKKVYVQGQPDSRMSPEDLKKWYVRNAEGTMVPFSAFAKGEWVYGSPKLARYNGVEAVEVLGAPAPGYSTGEAMAEVEAIAKKLPSGVGISWTGLSYEERLSGSQAPALYALSLLMVFLCLAALYESWSIPIAVMLVVPLGIIGALMATSLRGLSNDVYFQVGLLTTIGLAAKNAILIVEFAKELHEQGRSLREAAIEACRMRLRPIIMTSLAFVLGVVPLAISTGAGSGSQHAIGTGVIGGMLTATILAIFWVPLFFVTVSSIGQRKKTDADETTETPKEAGQ, from the coding sequence ATGTCAAAATTCTTCATCGACCGTCCGATTTTCGCCTGGGTAATCGCCCTGGTGATCATGCTGGTCGGGGCACTTTCGATCCTGAAATTGCCGATCAACCAATACCCGAGCATTGCGCCACCGGCCATTGCGATCCAGGTGACCTACCCAGGCGCGTCCGCACAAACCGTGCAGGACACCGTGGTGCAGGTCATCGAGCAACAGCTCAACGGTATCGACAACCTGCGTTATGTGTCGTCGGAAAGTAACTCCGACGGCAGCATGACCATCACCGCGACCTTCGAGCAAGGCACCAATTCCGACACCGCGCAGGTCCAGGTCCAGAACAAGCTGAACCTGGCCACCCCGCTGCTGCCGCAGGAAGTGCAGCAACAGGGTATCCGCGTGACCAAGGCAGTGAAGAACTTCCTGCTGGTGATCGGCGTGGTGTCGCGCGACGGCAGCATGACCAAGGACGACCTGTCCAACTACATCGTGTCGAACATGCAGGACCCGATCTCGCGGACCGCCGGTGTCGGTGACTTCCAGGTCTTCGGTGCGCAGTACGCGATGCGTATCTGGCTCGACCCGGCCAAGTTGAACAACTTCAACCTGACCCCGGTCGACGTGAAAAACGCCATTGCTGCGCAGAACGTCCAGGTATCGTCCGGTCAGCTCGGTGGCTTGCCTGCCGTGCAGGGCCAGCAACTGAACGCGACGATCATCGGCAAGACCCGTCTGCAGACTGCTGAGCAGTTCAAGGAAATCCTGCTCAAGGTCAACAAGGACGGTTCGCAGGTTCGCCTCAAAGACGTGGCTGAAGTCGGCCTCGGCGGTGAGAACTACGCGATCAGCGCCCAGTTCAACGGCAGCCCGGCTTCCGGTCTGGCGGTGAAACTGGCCAACGGCGCCAACGCCCTCGATACCGCCAAAGCGCTGCGCAACACCATCGACAGCCTCAAACCGTTCTTCCCGCAAGGCATGGAAGTGGTGTTCCCGTACGACACCACTCCGGTGGTGACCGAGTCGATCAAAGGCGTGGTGCACACGCTGGTCGAAGCGATCGCGCTGGTGTTCCTGGTGATGTTCCTGTTCCTGCAGAACTTCCGCGCCACCGTCATCACCACGATGACTGTGCCAGTGGTACTGCTCGGTACATTCGGCATCCTCGCCGCCGCCGGTTTCAGCATCAACACCCTGACCATGTTCGGCATGGTGCTGGCCATCGGTCTGCTGGTGGACGACGCCATCGTCGTGGTGGAAAACGTCGAGCGGGTGATGAGCGAAGAAGGCTTGTCACCGAAGGAAGCGACAAAGAAATCCATGGGCCAGATCCAGGGCGCACTGGTCGGTATCGCCCTCGTGCTCTCGGCGGTACTGCTGCCGATGGCATTCTTCAGCGGCTCCACCGGTGTGATCTACAAGCAGTTCTCGATCACCATCGTGTCGGCCATGGCCCTGTCGGTACTGGTTGCCCTGATCTTCACCCCGGCGCTGTGCGCGACCATGCTCAAGCCGATTCCGAAAGGCGAGCACGGTACCCCGAAGAAAGGTTTCTTCGGCTGGTTCAACCGCAATTTCGACCGTGGCGTACGCAGCTACGAGCGCGGCGTCGGCAACATGCTGACCCGCAAGGCGCCGTATCTGCTGGCGTATCTGCTGATCGTCGTGGGCATGATCTGGCTGTTCACCCGCATTCCGACCGCGTTCCTCCCGGAAGAAGACCAGGGCGTTCTGTTCGCTCAGGTGCAGACCCCGGCCGGTTCCAGTGCCCAGCGCACGCAGGTGGTGGTGGATGAAATGCGTGAGTACCTGCTGCGTCCGAACAAGGACGGCGGTGAGGCGGACGCGGTGGCTTCGGTGTTTACCGTGACCGGCTTCAACTTCGCCGGCCGTGGGCAGAGCTCGGGTATGGCGTTCATCATGCTCAAGCCGTGGGGCGAACGTAACGCCGACAACAGCGTGTTCAACCTCGCTGCGCGTGCCCAGCAACACTTCTTCAGCTTCCGCGACGCGATGGTGTTTGCCTTCGCCCCGCCAGCGGTTCTGGAATTGGGTAACGCCACCGGTTTCGACGTGTTCCTGCAGGACCGCGCCGGTATCGGTCACGAAAAACTGATGGAAGCGCGTAACCAGTTCCTCGGCATGGCGGCGCAAAGCAAGGTGCTGACCCAGGTGCGTCCGAACGGCCTGAACGATGAGCCGCAGTTCCAGCTGGAAATCGACGACGAGAAGGCCAGTGCCCTCGGCATCACCATCAGCGACATCAACAACACCCTGTCGATCGCGCTGGGCAGTAGCTACGTCAACGACTTCATCGACCGTGGTCGGGTGAAGAAGGTGTATGTGCAGGGCCAGCCGGACTCGCGCATGAGCCCCGAAGACCTGAAGAAGTGGTACGTGCGTAACGCCGAAGGCACCATGGTTCCGTTCTCGGCGTTCGCCAAGGGCGAGTGGGTCTACGGTTCGCCGAAGCTGGCGCGCTACAACGGTGTGGAAGCGGTCGAGGTCCTCGGGGCTCCGGCGCCGGGCTACTCCACCGGTGAAGCGATGGCTGAAGTCGAAGCGATTGCCAAGAAGCTGCCGTCCGGTGTCGGTATCTCCTGGACCGGCCTGTCCTACGAGGAACGTCTGTCCGGCTCGCAAGCACCGGCGCTTTATGCCCTGTCGCTGCTGATGGTGTTCCTGTGTCTGGCGGCGCTGTATGAAAGCTGGTCGATTCCGATCGCGGTCATGCTCGTGGTACCGCTGGGGATCATCGGTGCGCTGATGGCCACCAGCCTGCGCGGTCTGTCCAACGACGTGTACTTCCAGGTGGGTCTGTTGACGACCATCGGTCTGGCGGCTAAAAACGCCATTCTGATCGTCGAATTCGCCAAGGAACTGCATGAACAGGGACGCAGCCTGCGTGAAGCGGCAATCGAAGCCTGCCGCATGCGTCTGCGCCCGATCATCATGACCTCGCTGGCCTTCGTTCTCGGTGTTGTGCCGCTGGCGATTTCCACCGGCGCCGGTTCAGGCAGTCAACATGCGATCGGTACCGGCGTGATTGGCGGTATGCTCACGGCCACGATCCTGGCGATCTTCTGGGTCCCACTGTTCTTCGTTACTGTGTCGTCCATCGGTCAGCGCAAAAAGACCGACGCGGATGAGACTACTGAAACTCCTAAAGAGGCTGGCCAATGA
- the emhC gene encoding efflux RND transporter outer membrane subunit EmhC, producing the protein MSKSLLSIAVAAFVLSGCSLIPDYQQPEAPVAGQYPQGPAYSPAQAPAQAAAEQGWKQFFHDPALQQLIQVALENNRDLRVAALNIDAYAAQYRIQRADLFPAVSANAAGSRQRLPARASQTGESMISSSYSATVGVSAYELDLFGRVRSLSEQALQQYFATEEARRSTQISLVANVANAYLTWQADKELLKLTQDTLGAFEESYKLTSRSNEVGVASALDLAQSRTSVENARAQLARYTRQVAQDENSLTLLLGTGIPANLQTAKPLSDDLLSDVPAGLPSDLLQRRPDILQAEYNLKAANANIGAARAAFFPSISLTANAGSLSPDLSGLFKGGSGTWLFQPQINLPIFNAGSLRASLDYAKIQKDIGVANYEKSIQTAFQEVADGLAARQTYTEQLQAQRDFVQANQDYYRLAERRYRIGVDSNLTFLDAQRQLFSAQQALITDRLAQLTSAVNLYKALGGGWNAQTAQNEALKEEAPKMKLF; encoded by the coding sequence ATGAGCAAGTCGCTACTCTCCATCGCAGTCGCCGCCTTCGTGCTGAGCGGTTGCTCGCTGATACCTGACTATCAGCAGCCTGAGGCTCCGGTCGCAGGCCAGTACCCGCAGGGGCCGGCGTATTCGCCGGCCCAGGCTCCGGCGCAAGCCGCTGCCGAACAGGGCTGGAAGCAGTTTTTCCATGATCCTGCCCTGCAACAGCTGATCCAGGTTGCCCTGGAAAACAACCGCGACCTGCGGGTCGCGGCGTTGAACATCGACGCTTACGCGGCGCAGTACCGCATCCAGCGCGCCGACCTGTTCCCGGCAGTGTCGGCCAATGCCGCAGGCAGCCGCCAGCGTCTGCCGGCCCGTGCCTCGCAGACCGGCGAGTCGATGATCAGCAGTTCGTATTCCGCCACCGTCGGCGTCAGCGCCTACGAACTCGACCTGTTCGGTCGGGTGCGCAGCCTGAGCGAGCAAGCGCTGCAACAGTACTTCGCTACTGAAGAAGCACGCCGCAGCACGCAGATCAGTCTGGTCGCCAACGTCGCCAATGCCTACCTGACCTGGCAAGCGGACAAGGAACTGCTAAAGCTGACGCAGGACACCCTCGGTGCCTTCGAAGAAAGCTACAAGCTGACCAGCCGCAGCAACGAAGTCGGTGTGGCTTCGGCACTGGATCTCGCGCAGTCGCGCACTTCCGTGGAAAACGCCCGGGCGCAACTGGCGCGTTATACCCGCCAGGTCGCACAGGACGAAAACAGCCTGACCCTGCTGCTCGGCACCGGTATTCCGGCCAACCTGCAAACGGCCAAACCGCTGTCCGATGACCTGCTCAGCGATGTGCCGGCCGGTCTGCCTTCGGACCTGCTGCAACGTCGACCGGACATCCTCCAGGCCGAGTACAACCTGAAGGCGGCCAACGCCAACATCGGCGCGGCGCGTGCAGCGTTCTTCCCGAGCATCAGCCTGACCGCCAACGCGGGCAGCCTGAGCCCGGATCTGTCCGGTCTGTTCAAGGGTGGCTCGGGGACGTGGCTGTTCCAGCCGCAGATCAACCTGCCGATCTTCAACGCCGGCAGCCTGCGCGCCAGCCTCGACTACGCCAAGATCCAGAAGGACATTGGCGTGGCGAACTACGAGAAGTCCATCCAGACCGCCTTCCAGGAAGTCGCCGACGGCCTCGCCGCTCGCCAGACCTACACCGAGCAGCTGCAAGCGCAGCGTGACTTCGTTCAGGCCAACCAGGATTACTACCGCCTGGCCGAACGTCGCTACCGCATCGGCGTCGACAGCAACCTGACCTTCCTCGATGCCCAGCGTCAGTTGTTCAGCGCGCAACAAGCGCTGATCACCGACCGCCTCGCGCAGTTGACCAGTGCGGTCAACCTGTACAAGGCACTGGGTGGTGGCTGGAATGCGCAGACCGCGCAGAACGAAGCGCTGAAAGAAGAAGCGCCGAAGATGAAGCTGTTCTGA
- the pcaG gene encoding protocatechuate 3,4-dioxygenase subunit alpha — protein sequence MTLYATTSHTVGPYYHIGLTWLNRETLANELTLGERVAITGQVVDGNGDVVNDAMLEVWQANAAGKYDHPEDQQDKPLDPNFEGFGRVPVDAEGRFRFTTIKPGTVPGLKGSTQAPHLVVLVFARGLVKHLLTRIYFEGEPANVDDPLLECVPAERRATLLAKKDESGVYQWNVILQGTDAETVFFDY from the coding sequence CTGACCTGGCTGAACCGCGAAACCCTGGCCAACGAGCTGACCCTCGGCGAGCGCGTGGCGATCACCGGCCAGGTGGTCGATGGCAACGGCGATGTCGTCAACGATGCCATGCTCGAAGTCTGGCAGGCCAACGCCGCTGGCAAGTACGACCACCCGGAAGATCAGCAGGACAAACCGCTCGACCCGAATTTCGAGGGCTTCGGCCGGGTGCCGGTGGATGCCGAAGGGCGCTTCCGTTTCACCACGATCAAACCGGGCACGGTGCCGGGGTTGAAAGGCTCGACCCAGGCGCCGCATCTGGTGGTGCTGGTGTTTGCCCGAGGGTTGGTGAAGCACTTGCTGACGCGGATCTACTTTGAAGGCGAGCCGGCCAACGTTGATGATCCGTTGCTTGAGTGCGTGCCGGCTGAACGCCGCGCGACCTTGCTGGCGAAGAAGGATGAATCGGGTGTTTACCAGTGGAATGTGATCCTGCAGGGCACTGATGCCGAGACGGTGTTCTTCGATTATTGA
- the pcaD gene encoding 3-oxoadipate enol-lactonase → MAFVQLADGELHYEIEGPAEAPVLVLSNSLGTDLHMWDAQMPAFTEHFRVLRFDTRGHGQSLVTEGPYSIEQLGRDVLGLLDALHIERAHFCGLSMGGLIGQWLGINAGHRLHKLIVCNTAAKIGDPSVWNPRIETVLRDGPAAMVALRDASIARWFTPDFSAAHPEAAKKITDMLAATNPQGYAANCAAVRDADFREQLASINVPLLVIAGSEDAVTPPSGGHFIRDHVRGAEYAEFHAAHLSNVQAGADFSDRVLAFLQAQ, encoded by the coding sequence GTGGCTTTCGTTCAACTCGCCGATGGCGAACTGCACTATGAAATTGAGGGCCCGGCGGAGGCGCCGGTGCTGGTGCTGTCCAACTCGCTGGGCACCGACCTGCACATGTGGGACGCGCAAATGCCGGCGTTCACCGAGCATTTCCGCGTGCTGCGTTTCGACACGCGCGGCCATGGGCAATCGCTGGTCACCGAGGGGCCGTACAGCATCGAACAACTCGGTCGCGACGTGCTCGGTCTGCTCGATGCGCTGCACATCGAGCGCGCGCACTTCTGCGGACTGTCGATGGGCGGGCTGATCGGTCAGTGGCTGGGGATCAACGCAGGCCATCGTCTGCACAAACTGATCGTGTGCAACACGGCGGCGAAAATCGGCGATCCGTCGGTATGGAATCCACGCATCGAAACCGTGTTGCGCGACGGCCCGGCGGCGATGGTCGCACTGCGTGATGCCTCGATTGCGCGCTGGTTTACCCCGGACTTTTCCGCAGCGCATCCCGAGGCGGCGAAGAAGATTACCGACATGCTTGCCGCAACCAATCCACAAGGCTATGCGGCCAACTGCGCGGCCGTGCGCGATGCCGATTTCCGTGAACAACTGGCTTCGATCAACGTGCCGTTGCTGGTGATTGCCGGCAGCGAAGATGCGGTGACGCCGCCGTCCGGCGGGCACTTCATTCGCGACCACGTGCGCGGTGCCGAGTACGCCGAGTTCCATGCGGCGCATTTGTCCAACGTGCAGGCCGGCGCCGATTTCAGCGACCGTGTGCTGGCGTTTCTGCAGGCTCAGTGA
- the pcaC gene encoding 4-carboxymuconolactone decarboxylase, translating to MDEKQRYDEGMQVRRAVLGDAHVDRSLTTLTEFNSEFQEMITRHAWGDIWTRPGLPRHTRSLITIAMLIGMNREGELKLHLRAAANNGVSRGEIKEVIMQSAIYCGIPAANATFHLAESVWDELGVESRE from the coding sequence ATGGACGAGAAACAACGTTACGACGAAGGCATGCAAGTCCGCCGCGCGGTGCTGGGCGATGCCCACGTCGATCGCAGCCTGACCACGCTGACCGAGTTCAACTCGGAATTCCAGGAGATGATCACCCGCCACGCCTGGGGCGACATCTGGACCCGCCCGGGCCTGCCCCGTCATACCCGCAGCCTGATCACCATCGCCATGCTGATCGGCATGAACCGCGAGGGCGAACTGAAACTGCACCTGCGCGCGGCGGCCAACAACGGCGTCAGCCGCGGCGAGATCAAGGAAGTGATCATGCAGAGCGCGATCTACTGCGGCATCCCGGCGGCGAACGCGACGTTTCATCTGGCCGAATCGGTGTGGGATGAACTCGGGGTTGAATCCCGCGAGTGA
- a CDS encoding MFS family transporter, translating into MTTTTSHYTGEERSKRIFAIVGASSGNLVEWFDFYVYAFCAIYFAPAFFPSDNPTVQLVNTAGVFAAGFLMRPIGGWIFGRVADKHGRKNSMLISILMMCFGSLLIACLPTYKDIGVWAPVLLLFARLLQGLSVGGEYGTTATYMSEVALKGQRGFFASFQYVTLIGGQLLAVSLVVVLQQFLTEEDLHAYGWRIPFVVGAVAALISLFLRRSLKETTNKETRAHKDAGSITALFRDHKAAFITVLGYTAGGSLIFYTFTTYMQKYLVNTAGMHAKTASYIMTGALFLYMCMQPLFGMLADKIGRRNSMLWFGALGTLFTVPILLSLKSVSSPFLAFVLITLALAIVSFYTSISGLVKAEMFPPEVRALGVGLAYAVANAIFGGSAEFVALSLKAGGMENAFYWYVTAMMAVAFLFSLRLPKQAKYLHHDL; encoded by the coding sequence ATGACAACCACCACCTCCCACTACACCGGCGAAGAGCGCAGCAAGCGTATCTTCGCCATTGTCGGCGCTTCCTCCGGCAACCTCGTCGAGTGGTTCGACTTCTACGTCTACGCCTTCTGCGCGATCTATTTTGCCCCGGCGTTTTTCCCTTCCGATAACCCCACCGTGCAACTGGTCAACACCGCTGGCGTGTTCGCCGCCGGGTTCCTGATGCGGCCGATTGGTGGCTGGATTTTCGGCCGGGTCGCTGACAAGCACGGGCGCAAGAACTCGATGCTCATCTCGATTCTGATGATGTGCTTCGGCTCGCTGCTGATTGCCTGCCTGCCGACCTACAAGGACATCGGCGTCTGGGCGCCGGTGCTGTTGCTGTTCGCGCGTTTGCTGCAAGGTCTGTCGGTGGGCGGCGAGTACGGCACCACCGCGACTTACATGAGCGAAGTCGCGCTCAAGGGCCAGCGCGGATTCTTCGCTTCGTTCCAGTACGTGACGCTGATTGGCGGACAACTGCTGGCGGTGTCGCTGGTGGTGGTGCTGCAACAGTTCCTCACTGAAGAAGACCTGCATGCCTACGGCTGGCGGATTCCGTTCGTGGTCGGTGCGGTGGCGGCGCTGATTTCGCTGTTCCTGCGGCGTTCGCTGAAGGAAACCACCAACAAGGAAACCCGCGCGCACAAAGACGCCGGCAGCATCACTGCACTGTTTCGCGATCACAAAGCGGCGTTCATCACCGTCCTCGGCTACACGGCTGGCGGCTCGCTGATTTTCTACACCTTCACCACCTACATGCAGAAATACCTGGTGAACACCGCCGGGATGCACGCCAAGACCGCCAGCTACATCATGACCGGCGCGCTGTTCCTGTATATGTGCATGCAGCCGTTGTTCGGCATGCTCGCCGACAAGATCGGCCGGCGTAACTCGATGCTTTGGTTCGGCGCCCTCGGCACGCTCTTCACCGTGCCGATTCTGCTCAGCCTGAAAAGCGTTAGCAGCCCGTTTCTCGCGTTCGTGTTGATCACCCTGGCGCTGGCGATTGTCAGTTTCTACACCTCGATCAGCGGTCTGGTCAAAGCCGAGATGTTCCCGCCGGAAGTGCGTGCCCTCGGTGTCGGCCTGGCTTACGCGGTGGCGAATGCAATCTTCGGTGGTTCGGCAGAGTTTGTGGCCCTGAGCCTCAAGGCTGGCGGCATGGAAAACGCCTTCTACTGGTACGTCACGGCGATGATGGCGGTGGCTTTCCTGTTCAGTCTGCGTCTGCCCAAGCAGGCGAAGTATCTGCACCACGATCTGTAA